One Ascaphus truei isolate aAscTru1 unplaced genomic scaffold, aAscTru1.hap1 HAP1_SCAFFOLD_3233, whole genome shotgun sequence genomic window, tagtaaatacattttaatattttttttcatttagcATTATTTTATTATGTTATTTACGTCACTACAGTATCACCAACATGATTATTGCCGAAACACATCTCCCAGAAAAATCTTCTATTTTTTAGTTGGGATTTATAAATGAAATTCAAGTGATTCGGAATCCATGTTGTCTGTTGGAATCCATTTTGTTTCCGCAGACTCTATTCAGACTGAACCGAGAAAGATTGTAATATGAGAAAAACACATTTACGGGAAATAATTGATTTGTAGGAAAATTAGAACAAGTGAATTGTTTATAGAACATTTTGGTTACAAGATGAAGTCTGTCCAAGGCCAAGATAAGACTATAGGCTTTGTGCCCAGACatttccaatgttttttttttggaaacCTTCAATATTTTGACTCCAAATGATTAGACTAGTTGTCAGATCTGTGAAATCTGGCTTCTTATATTTTCTCGCGTTTTCTCTGTACTCAACACAAGGATTCGTCAAAGCATATTATTTTTCgtattaggctgcgtccccactggcgctgagcgtgTTGTGCGCTCGGCGCTTGCACTTATTGCAGTCTTTATGTGGAAGGTCCCGCTTACGCAGTGCGGGCTCGTGCACGCACGCTCACCCTAGCTTGGCGCTTGAGCAGACAAAAAAAACTGACTTTGAAGCGTACGCAACTTGCCCTCAATGCCCCCCCCCGTCCGCGCTtgcaaaatagacaggacacccgacgctcatgcttagagagttggtgacgtcacaagCGACTCTCATGCATGAGCACggtcagcgctagcggggccgcagccttataaGGATTGTTTAACATTGTATTATTGTTTTATGCTAACAAGCTATGCATAGGTTAAAGTAATGGCTAGGATTTACTATATGAATCGATTTTTAGAGTAGATACGTCAGAAAGTAAAGAATGAACGAACATTGCATAGTATGTTTTAGTTTGGCCTGTACCTGTAGATGAAGCTTATTGTTATTTTGCCTTAGGATAAATAAATGAACTGTCAAGACATCTGTTTTCGgatattttatttcatatatgaTATATGATACGAGGAAACGCACGATTACAAACATAATTAACTTTCTTCTTCACAAGGATATCGTCATTTTTGAACATTTTTATTAATCTGATTATTATGATCAGTAATAGAAGTAGAAAAACGTGTCGCACCATCGGAACAAAAAATTGCTGGAGAGAAGGTAACTAAAAATCAGGCTttaggctacacttatagtgccttgcgacggcgacgtcgcttcaaaacaaatcaattgactcTGTCGCAAGcggttatagtaagcgcgacagagcGACAAAAAAATTGGAAACCGggcaaatttgattttttagagacagtcgccacatgtgactgtctctaaaccaatcactgcccttgtcgccagcgacgtcgctgcaAATTAAATGATAACTTTCGCTattggcgacgggtgacgttatCGGTCgccggaaaaatcaaattgatatGACTTCCAGGGATCGCGACCACGCCGCCGCTCCGTCGCGTCACGCTTACTAGAAGCGCACGctacggcagcaatgcatttgttttgatgcgacgtcggcactataagcgcagccttattcaCTCATGAGATCAGATGACAGGCAAAAAACGGAGCATGTTTCGTGCCCACGCACTTTATCAAGACTCCCTTATTAGGAGCAGTAAGTAGAACTCATTTTTACATTCCCCGCTCCACCTGCTTCCTTCCCCACTCGCTGGACTACAAATCCCGGCAGCTACCGCGCCAAGTGCcactgaggcgcatgcgcgatgtgaAATGTCCCCTGCTTCCTGTCCGCACCGCTTGCACTACAACTCCCGGCAGGCTCGCGCCCACCGCCACgcgggcgcatgcgcagtgaggaagGTCTCAGCTTCCTCCCTCGTCACGTGATCGCACGTGACTGCCTGCTCGATGAACTACAGGTCCCGAGCAGCTTCTTCGCGCATGCGTCGTCTGTTCGGTGCTTGGTCACGTGACGAGTCATATGATGGAAGCGCTGTGCTGCTGAGGCAGGAAGGCCGCAGAGACCGAGGAGAGGACTAATAGGAAGGGTAATAGCAGGGGTGCTGGGGTAATGAGGACGGTGAAGGGTGCGACTGgagtgataaagagagagggctGAGGCAGTTAGTGGGGGGTAATTAGAATGGCGGCGGGTGAATAGAGAGGCTAGGGTGGAGGCATGTGCGTTAATTGATTTTGGAAGGGGGTAATTAAGGGCAGAGGGTATCTGGAGTTGCTTTGGGGTAATTGGGGAGGTATGGGGTCTGTGGTACAATAGGGGGTATTTGGAAGGGGGTTATTAAGGGCAGAGGGTATCTGGAGTTGCTTTGGGGTAATTGGGGAGGTATGGGGTCTGTGGTACAATAGGGGGTATTTGGAAGGGGGTAATTAAGGGCAGAGGGTATCTGGAGTTGCTTTGGGGTAATTGGGGAGGTATGGGGTCTGTGGTACAATAGGGGGTATTTGGAAGGGGGCTGTGAGGTAATTGTGGAGGCAGGGGTGGGTTGGGTTGTAAATGAGGGGTAGGGGGTAATTGGCGAGTTTGCGGGTAATTAAAATGGGAGACGGGGGCTCTAGGGTAATTGGAAGTGAGTGAAGGGTAGAAGCTGGGGGTGTGGTGTTGGTAAtttgggaggagaggggcaagatGTCTGAGGTTTTTTTAGGGAGAAAGCCGCAGAGGGCAATAAGGTCACTAGAAGCCCCTGTGAGTTGTGTAGTGGTTCCCTGTTTGTTACCTAACCCCTGTGGTGCTCTGTTCCCCGCAGGGTTCTGTCTGTGTGATGCCCAGCGCAGCCATGAAGAAAAAGGTGATAAACATTTTatatcactcctcccccccacccccctttgtgTATCAACCTGATTCATTCTTCTAATATGATGGATATATATCCAGGCAATACGATAAGGGTGGTGATACATTTTCTCTCACTAATATAAATAACATCACCACCCTGAACCTCAGAAATCTTATTGTATGACGTTTAACTGActtgatatatgtgtgtgtgtgtgtgtgtgtgtgtgtgtgtgtgtgtgtgtgtgtgtgtgtgtgtgtgtgtgtgtgtgtgtgtgtgtgtatatgtgtgtgtatatatatatatatatatatatatatatatatatatatacacacacatatatatatatatatatcaagtcagttaaatataaatattaaatatatattaaatagttaaatatatatatatatatatatatatatatatatatatatatattatgtatgtatgtatatatatatatatatatatatatatatatattatgtatatttgtaaatatacatgtatcgcccacacatacatattcacacatgattgtgtgtgtgtatatgcatacatGATCAAGGTAGTTAAGCACACCAAAACTAGATACATCACCAAGGTTATTTAATGACTAAAAAGAGTCATAACAGCATCCAATGTTTCAGTGCATGTTGGACCAAAACAGAATGACTCTTTCTAGTTCTCAAATCCCCTTTTTGATCTACTTTTGGTGTGCTTGTTCTTTCTTCTGACCTGAGTTTTTTTTTTGTCGTATGCCCCCATCTGCTGTTTTTCTCCTTTGCTTTTAGACCACACGAGGAGGCATCCCAATTTGCTGGACCTGGTTCTGTTTTGTGTATACTATTGTCTGTgcatacacacttttttttattgcattcacATCTTTGGGGTAAACTTGGGTGCAGCTGTGAATGAAAGGGTATTTGCCTGTTCTTGCCCCCGCCAGTCATATTAAACATGGCTTTACACTTGCAGGTGCTGCTGATGGGAAAGAGCGGTTCTGGGAAAACCAGCATGAGATCCATCATCTTTGCTAATTATATTGCCCGGGACACGCGCAGATTGGGGGCAACAAGTAAGAGCTACCCCCAGCCGGGACAGGAGTGGAATTTATGTGGCATGAGTAGCAAAAAAGTGACTTAATGAGTGACacatttaatgggttaaaggatcAGTcgcacgtaggagcaaagtgacgtGGTTAATGGTAATTGAAGCAAAGGCTTCCAAAAGCTACATGAGGTTTGTTTCTTAATTTTTTTCCCCTCATCTCTAGCATCTGAGGTTCAGtttgcactgggctctgggtaCAGCGCCGTTTTGAGCTCCCTGGCACTTAATTCAAACACTTGTATTTCCTGAACGGAGCATCAGATTAAAATAAATATCCCCTGAGTGGGCAAGAAGAGAAATATATAAAAGATGGGTTGGTTTGGCCATCTTCTTTAAAGGGTCTGTTCCTCTTCTATGCTGTAATGCTCTCGCCCACCccttctctcgcccctctctccctttgcagTTGACGTTGAACACTCTCATGTACGGTTCTTGGGGAATCTGGTGCTGAACCTGTGGGACTGTGGTGGGTAAgtgtcccttctctctctgcactGGGAGAGTGATGGTGAGAGCGATGTTCCATAGCTCCCTCATATCTGTCAATAGTTGTGATGGAAGAAGCACACAGGAGTCTATGTAAACAAAACTTACCCTGTATAACAGCAGAGCAGGTACAAGCGTTTGTACCTGCTCTGCTGATGTTATAAATACAGAGTAAGTTTTGCTTGCATATCAGACGCCTGTGTGCTTCCTCCATAACAACTATTTACATAATTCTGGATCCAGCTTGGAGACGCCGGGTTCAATGGAGGGTGAGCACCAGTGAGAGAACAATGTAATAATTTTTTATGAGTAACGGTGTGCCACTGTTTCTATACTTTTCATCCCTCATGTCACCCTCTGGTGAAAACGAcatactccatgtcccatagttCCCTTCTGTCTGAGATGGTACAGATACTCCCCTCCATGCATGGTGACCTTGATTAATGTACCGTTTACATCCTCTTTACCTGTATGAGGAGACCACCTCTATCCACGGTGACAGTCCCTGCCCCCTTCCCACAGCCAGGACACCTTCATGGAGAACTACTTCACGAGCCAGCGAGATAACATCTTCCGCAATGTGGAGGTCCTGATATATGTGTTTGACGTGGAGAGTCGGGAGCTGGAGAAGGACATGCATTATTACCAGTCGTGCCTGGAAGCCATCCTTCAAAACTCCCCCGATGCCAAGGTCTTCTGCCTGGTGCATAAGATGGACTTGGTTCAAGAGGACCAGAGGGACCTGGTGAGTTGACATAGGCTGAGCAGATGCCTATAGTGAGGTCCATTCAGTGGAGTTCGCAATGTGCTGGTTCTTGTCCATGTTTAAGTGTTGTCACATATAGGAGAGGACTCTCCAATAGATTGTTCTTGTGTTGCTTTTACGTGCCAGGACCCTACAACAGTTGCCAGTATTATAGGTGATGCTGCAGGAcctgtggcagtgtctgggtCACCCCACCATGGGGACGTTCCCTCTCACTAAACCATTTCCTCTCCCCTCAGATATttaaggagcgggaggaggatctCAGACGTTTGTCCCGTCCCTTGGACTGCGCCTGTTTCAGGACTTCCATATGGGACGAGACCCTTTACAAGGTATGTGCAACTTACATGAAACTGACCCTATAACGCATTAAGCACGTCCCTGTCATCAGGTCACTTAAAAGTGTTATGTCATAGCTTCTATGTGGCAgtgacccattaaacatgtcactgtcatcagTTCAAACAAAAGGGTTATGTCTAGCACATCTGTAAGAGTATAATAAAGCAATATACTTGCAATTTGAGgtaccggtgctccgtggttcagggaaaaaacctgtctggtgtaaTGTCAAGATATATGAACAAATGGGAGGATCCAGGGCATTACGGATTTTTAAGAAATgaaatttattctaggcacatacaacgtttcgagctgtacaaagctctttctcaagtgactttgccatcacttgagaaagagctttgtacagttcgaaacgttgtgtgtgcctagaataaatttcATTTCttaaaaatccgtagtgccctggatcctcccaTTTGTTTACTGTCATTAGTTCACCAGGGAACAGAGTGTGATAATCATTGGCAGTAAATCTGTGCTTCTAACAGCTGTCTCTCCTGCCCTAGGCCTGGTCCAGCATTGTCTATCAGCTGATTCCCAACGTGCAGCAGCTGGAATTAAACCTCCGTAACTTCGCTGAGATCATCGAAGCCGACGAGGTGCTACTGTTCGAGAGAGCAACGTTCCTGGTGAGGGGGGACCACGGGCCAACTGGAGAAGGCTCCTCACAGCTGAGTCTCTAGAAAAGTGTTTTTCTGCGGGTTCCCCGGGCATGCCAAAAGAGTGCCCTGCAATGTTCagggtcatttgaaaattgtaccaaatacagaagattttacagtacatctgatctcagacgcgctattagagagggttgggcttcttacaatgcatctgatctcagacgcgctattagagagggttggggttccttactatgcatctgatgtcagacacgctattagagagggttgggcttcttacaatgcatctgatctcagacgcgctattagagagggttggggttccttactatgcatctgatgtcagacacgctattagagagggttggggttccttactatgcatctgatctcagacacgctattagagagggttggggttccttactatgcatctgatctcagacacgctattagagagggttggggttccgcagaatttcacaatatatttATAGAATTTCGTAACCAAAAAAGGTttaacacagcttttttttttttttccatcaatCCGGTGTTGTTCAACTTTTTACCCCTTCGTTCTTTCAATCTGTTCCTTTTTCATCCTTGATTTTAATTCCTCTGTAGGTAATCTTTTTGTTCATTCTTTCTTTTTACCATTCTGATtttaccacttttttttttttttttttttaatttctccttttttagataataataataatgtattcctTCTCCTTGCACCACTGCACTTtaggggtacagattaatattttTTTAGGCCTTCTCTGCTTCTCTTACCCCCTCTGTGTCCCaggtaatctctcactatcagtgTAAGGAACAGAGGGACATCCACAGGTTTGAGAAGATCAGTAACATCATCAAGCAGTTTAAGCTGAGCTGcaggtgagcgtgtgtgtgtgtgtgtgtgtgcgtgtgtgtgtgcgtgtgcgtgtgtgtgtgtgtcagcctccTCTGTGACCTGGACCCAACGCATGGTGTCCCCTCAGTGACCCTGATGCGCTGACCCTTGTGCGATCTCTTTCTTTGTTACAGTAAGCTGGCTGCCTCCTTCCAAAGTATGGAAGTTCGGAATTCCAACTTTGCCGCCTTTATTGACATCTTCACGTCAAACACCTACGTGATGGTCGTGATGTCGGACCCCTCGATACGTGAGTCCAAATGCACTCCTCCTACACCACTTGCACTTTAGCACTCTCACTCATTCACCTTTTGTTTCTACATCTGTCTGCTCCATCAAGTAAAGTAGTTatggatccagcgctggagcgcattAATCACTATGATTCATGTAGTACAGATAAATTCACAGAATGGGGCTAGTGAGGTTAATGAAGATACAAAATCCTCTGTGGGGCTAATTAATCCCTGAAGATGAGTAAAGCCCCTATATATTCCTCATGGGGATGGTCCCTTGAATGAATTGTGGTTGAAATAAAGTCCAAAAGTACTCACATATTGCCCCAATCTGAGTGTCCTGAGCGGCGTGCAGCCGAGTAGAAATGCTGGCAAGTGTAGAGAGGCGAACTGGCGCACAACCAAAAGAGTGGGTCACCAATACGTGGTTGAAGTATGATTCTTTATTGATCCATAAAAGCAAGCGGAGGTAGgtgccctcctacgcgtttcgtgtacaacagtacactttatcaaggagggtacctacctccgattgattttatttattgatcCATAAAAGCAAACTTCAACCACGTATTGGTGACCCACTCTTTTGGCTGTGCGTCAGTTCGTCTCTCCTCTATGCACCATCAAGTACCTCCTTCCTCAGCTAAAACAGATGTCATTTTTTCTGTCTTCCTTGCGCTCtatcactttctctcccccctgtctacCTTTTCTCCATTACCCTTTTATTGTTTTCATAACATTATTCTCCTGCACTCCCCCCTGCGCGTCTGATCTCCCTCTTCATTTACAGCTGGAGGATCtaaccttctccctctctctctccctcagcctCCGCTGCCACCCTCATCAACATCCGCAATGCCAGGAAGCACTTTGAGAAGCTGGAGCGTGTGGACGGACCCAAACACAGCCTCCTCATGCGCTGAGGCTCCCTACTGAGCTTCTGTCCGGTCATCCTCTTGCAGTGAGGCTCTCCCTGGAGCTGTCCACCTGTGACAGTCATCAACTTGGAGTTGGCCCCAAGCTCTCCTCCCGGTATCATGCTCTGAGCCTACCTTGTGCATCCCAACCTCCCCATGCCCTGCCGACTGTGCATATACCCCCTTCCATACACCTGCATAATGCGCAGAGCAGCATCCATTTAACTGGATGCTTATTCGGACCACCTGAGTTTCTACAGCTTAAAACATTGCTTCCCACTTCTCAAGCCCTCTTTCGAACTCGTCTCTTTATTCCCTGGGCGGAGCCTCTACATCATGCACAGAGCCTCCACCTACAATCTTTGCCTCATGCACAGAACCTCCATCATGAACCTTCATCCGTGCACAAAACCTCCACCTTGAATCTCATGTGTTGAACCTCCTTATCTTCACCTCATGCGCAGAACCGCCACCTAGAACCTGTCTCGGGCACAGAACCGCCACCTAGAACCTGTCTCAGGCACAGAACCTCACTATCTCCCAGATTTGTCAGATAAGGAGGATATCGCCGATTTAAATGCCCCAAAGAGAACCTATATTATAAAGGTCCAATTCTCCCTACCCAGTTATTATTTTCGCCTCCATTATTTTTTGTCTGGCTGCTCTGTTGTTTTCTTGTAGGTGGTCAGATTATGAGGATCAGTTCTGTTAATCGGGATTCAAAGGCCAGAAATTCAATGTATTTTTGTGCTTTCGAATAAAAATATTTATGCTTAAGTATATTCGTGCGGTGTGTGACGGCGTATTGTGAGGGCTCTGTGCCATAGGTCCCTTCTGTCACCCTGCAGCGGGAGGGACAAACTGTCTCATTCGTTGTCATCTGGTGTTGGAAGGGATAGACTgcatgtgtcaccctgcagtgtgcCATAGGTCACTTCTGTCGCTCAACCTTAGGAGACACAATGTCCACTGTATGGGCATTGAGTCTGATCCTtgcccctgcagggtgacacggctCGGGGACCTATTACCCACTTAAGTCGTCCCTGCCATCACAAAGCCATAGGTTttttctgtctgtcactgttaccctgcggggggagggatatACTCTTGCTAGGTCCCTTCTGCCTGTCTCGCTCGACTCGCATGTTCCTTGTCTGTCACCCAGCAGGGGAGGGACCTGCCCAGCTTGTAATCATTTGATGGTAACGAATTTCCTGCAGTACCGAAAGAATGAAACTCCGCAGGAGGTATATTATTTATTAGAAGGATTACcatatgtgtatattatatatttatattatataaatgACTGCGCTGTATTAAAATAAACATGTATAGACTGGGGTACCAGACAGggcaggttcagtgtgtgtgtgtgtgtgtgtgtgtgtgtgtgtgtgtgtgcgcgcgcgcacacggtgTAAGTATacaagtctgtgtctgtgaccCTACAGATAAGTCTAATACCCAATGCAGTAGGGTGGCGTCAACCCCTCCCCGTCGCTCTCCTCCCTGCGCTTCCTGCTGCCGGCGATGTCCCTGAGCACACCCTTGTGGTCGGGCCCATTATTGCAGCGATGGACCAGCACGGGCTCGCGTAGCGACGCTCTGCTCTTCAGGAGCCGCTGCAGGATCTGCTTATCAGAGCGCTCCTTCCGGAAGTCATCCTCGTATATCTTCAGCTGAGGgcagaagagctgacactctaatactGCCTATAACCATACATAGAGTGctgagaagttatagggagcgagcAGTTAAATGGGGAAATTAAAGGAATCATAGGGGCcttttcactaaacttcgataagggACTTATCGATTAGTAAGTGCACTTTACAAGCgactttgcatgtgtagctattcagaaatctTTGATAACGGCAAAAATCGCTTAGAAACGGCCTTTTAGGGCTCGATTATACCAGATGCTGCCAGGCGCCAGCGCAATCCGGTGATGTCACGCTGCGCTGCtgccgagcggcatcttgatcatacaggggggaagagggatgggggggggggaagagggatgggggggggggaagagggatgggggggggggaagagggatggggggggaagagggatgggggggggggggggaagagggatggggggggggggggaagagggatgggggggggggctcagttcGTGATTTgatttgttttctaaatattGGTATTTACATGTACAAATCTGGTCACCTTATGAATAGGCCCCACCAGGAGAAGTTATAAGGGGAAATtaaaggagttatatggggtaacaggTGGAAGACTgttcctttaaaaaataaaaaaacttgcaTGAAAGCAGTTTCTTGCATTAAAGATGGCCGCtgcctcctacctgctcctgcaGTAACAGCATCTGCTCCCTCATGTCCCTCTCCTTCTGTCTCAGTTTGTC contains:
- the LOC142483363 gene encoding ras-related GTP-binding protein A isoform X2 — translated: MPSAAMKKKVLLMGKSGSGKTSMRSIIFANYIARDTRRLGATIDVEHSHVRFLGNLVLNLWDCGGQDTFMENYFTSQRDNIFRNVEVLIYVFDVESRELEKDMHYYQSCLEAILQNSPDAKVFCLVHKMDLVQEDQRDLIFKEREEDLRRLSRPLDCACFRTSIWDETLYKAWSSIVYQLIPNVQQLELNLRNFAEIIEADEVLLFERATFLVISHYQCKEQRDIHRFEKISNIIKQFKLSCSKLAASFQSMEVRNSNFAAFIDIFTSNTYVMVVMSDPSIPSAATLINIRNARKHFEKLERVDGPKHSLLMR
- the LOC142483363 gene encoding ras-related GTP-binding protein A isoform X1, yielding MPSAAMKKKVLLMGKSGSGKTSMRSIIFANYIARDTRRLGATIDVEHSHVRFLGNLVLNLWDCGGQDTFMENYFTSQRDNIFRNVEVLIYVFDVESRELEKDMHYYQSCLEAILQNSPDAKVFCLVHKMDLVQEDQRDLIFKEREEDLRRLSRPLDCACFRTSIWDETLYKAWSSIVYQLIPNVQQLELNLRNFAEIIEADEVLLFERATFLAFSASLTPSVSQVISHYQCKEQRDIHRFEKISNIIKQFKLSCSKLAASFQSMEVRNSNFAAFIDIFTSNTYVMVVMSDPSIPSAATLINIRNARKHFEKLERVDGPKHSLLMR